DNA sequence from the Alistipes sp. ZOR0009 genome:
TGGTATGACTAACCGTAATCAGCCTACTTGCCCCAACACAGCCCAAACCAAACTGTGTTTCTGCACCTCCGTTTAAACTTATATCTATTGCGGGAAACGAAGATTCAACATTGAAAACAACATCTGTTGGGTTGTTCAACTCACATCCCGAATCCCCATGCTTATATCTAGCAAAGGCAAGCTTATACCCACCAGACACCAGCCCTTGCACCTTAAAATTCCCGCTAGTATTGCTGAATGCAACGGCTTTGCCATCTGCTATAGATGTCAACGAAGGGGCATCCACCCACCAACCGTCAGTGAGTTCTAAGGAATAACCTCCATTAGGGCCATCATGGCAGATTTGCTTATCTACTTTTTGAGATGTCGACAGAGAAGGAACAAATACGACTTTAATACTCTTTGGAACTGAAACAACTCTCCCATCTTCCCCTAATCCTGTAAATATAAAGTCTATTCCCCCGTCTTTAGTTAAGGTACAATCCACCTCTTTCATTGTGTTCGAAGAGGTATTATCTGATGCGCTAAACGTTGCCGATGTGCACGATACGCTTACCCCCTTGTTCAGCTTAAGCTTTATAACTCGAGGGGTATTGGGGCAAAAGTAGTAGGTGTTATTTCCCGTTTCGTTAACAATCTCAAACATTTTATTTCCAAAAGAGGGAATGGTAAACTTTCCCTCCTTATAGCACATTTGACCAGGTTTTACTATATATCCAACCTCTCCATTTATAGCAATACCATCGAGATCGTTTTTGTTAAAATAATCTACGTTTGATCTAGAAATTTGGATTATGGCCGTTGGATCGTTTAACTTAAAAAGGTGACCTTCAACTAAACTTGGATCACAATTAATTTTAAATGAAACCTGATATTTACTTAAATTACCAGAAGCACTAAAGCAGGGCATTATCTTCTCTACACCTACCGCTGTTTGCTCTTGGATTTCTACCTTTCGAAGTTTTTCTTTGGATACCTCTGAATACAAACCGTTAATACTAGGATGAGAAGAATAAACTGTAAATCCTATGTACATTTTATTATTAATATTCTGCTTAAGAATATTGGCAGGAATGTCACAAAAGTAGTTCTGAGTTTTTTCCTCTAGTATTTTCTTTTTGGTGCTATTAGTGTCTGAATAGTACCACCACGTATAGGTAAAGCTAGGATCTCGATACCCCGTTTCAACCCGCATGGGACTAACTCCATCGAAGCAATATGGATCATATGAACCGTTAATTACAGTAGGAGCGGAAGGTTGCAATACTTCCGTTTCAGAACAATTAATATTAACAAAAGCAGAACTATTAACCAAAGGGCTCCCTGTATATTCCTCTTTTTCAAAAGAGAATTCATTCTTAAATGGATTTATAATTCCATTTATTATTTTAACTCCAATAGGGATAAAATCAATATAATTATAATCAACAACTATCGAAAAATCACCTGTAAACGTACTTGGAATATGATTCAGTTTTACAACATCATCGTAATTCATATATTTATTAAATTCTAAACCATTATAAAAATCATCACTGCATAATACATCTTCTTTTTCAAATTTAAAAGAACCATTCGCACCTACTCGGCAGTAGTACTTATCTTGTATATCATGCGATAACCAAACGATCCCTTTTAACCGAAACTGAATAACAGGATCTTGTCCATTTGCTAAATGGAAAGCACAACTCCCTATAAAAAGTAAAACTACTTTAAACGCCAATCTCATAAAAACTAATCCTTTAAAAGAATACTTACAACGTCAATTTTTTCACCACTCTGCCACAAACAGCCATAACAGAATTACCCTTTTCCAAGTGATAACGTGCCAGAGGTATCTCCAAAGCCTCTCCTGCAACAGAAACTTCTTCTAAGAGTTCCATCCCTCCACCGTACGAACCATAAATTTTTATCTTCTCTGAGGCTGACTTCGAGCCTTTAGCAACCACTAACACCCCTTTTTTTCGGTTTAACTCAAGTGATAGATCAAACCCAACACTCCCTTTTCTATCAACCCTTTTGGTACTTTGCTTTGTAACATTTCCTTGCAAATCTTCAACCAGGAGCTCATATCGAAAAGGCATCTTAACATCAAGGAGTCTATCCATCCAGCTGTAACGTGAAGCACCTTCTGAGAATATAGACAACTCCACAACCGAAGAATCATCATATACCCGCAACAACCTATAATGCTTTATATCTATGCTATAGGAAGCATTCCACCGAACAGACAAGCTATCGCCTTGATCTAAAACTTCGAAGAAACTGCATGGGATTGGAGGTATTGTATCAGGCCGCTCCAAAACCAAAGCTTCCGATATATCCGAATGGTTAAAGCGAAAATCAACCGCTTGAACCCTGTAAACAACTTTGGAAGTAAGTGAATTTGAGATGGTATCTTGATAGAGCGAATCCGCAACAGTACCCACCAACAGCGGCTTGTCCATAATGCTATTCGATCTATATACCTTGTAGGCTTTCAAATCCGCCTCTCTATTCCTAGCCCAAGCCAGCGAAACAATTCCCTTTCTAGATACCTTCCCTATTAGTTTACTCGGAATCGCAGGGGGAATAGTATCAATATTATCCACAAACAGCGTATTCGATTCAACATACTCGCCACTCGTTGCAAAAGATACCACCCTATAGTAGGACGAAGATGAAAACTTTTCATCGACGTAAGACTCCTGATTTAAAGGAATAAGCCCGCTAATGGGCGTAAATTTACTTTTCAAACTTTCCGATTTCATTACCATAACACCATCGCCCAACGCCTCTTTTCCTTCCATTTTCCAGGTTAAAGGGAGTTTCCCTGACACAGGGACTCCTGCAGATAACCGAATTGACGGATTTACATCCGATGCAACAGAAATGGAGAATGTATTTGATGGCGCCTCTGTAGTACCAAACCATGTACACCCTCTTACCCTATAGTAGTACCTCTTATTGGGAAGGACAGTAGTATCAGAAAATGTTACTATACTAAGGTCTTTGCCATTCAGTTCCATTGGAACAAAAGGCTTATCGTTAAGCGATTTAAATAACAATGAATCAACCGATCGCTCTACCAAATAACCACTGTAAAAACTAGGTAAAGGCTTCCAAGAGAGAGATATTTTTGCTTTTTGCGTATTCCCTTCTAGTTGTATGCTAGGGAAGACACTCTTTTGTCTAATATTTATAAAAGAAACAGCTGGCTTAACCAAGGATGTATCTACTCCGCTAATTGAAACCCGATAGGCGAAAAGAGAATCGGTCCCAGCATTCACATCTGCATACATAAGTCCCAGAAACTTTGCTACCGAAGATGAAAGATCTGCCATTAGCATGGCTATCCCAAAGCGATTTTCCTGCTCGTTAATTTGGTCTGCTAGCGAGGAATATGGTTTCGAATCAGGGTATAGTACGCCCAATAGCGATTCCATCGTAGTGTCCTTCCTCGCTAAGTGATCAAGCGAATCCTTTCCAATAGTTTTTACCAACGCTAACCGCTCTGGAATCGGTTCCACACCCTTTCTGAATACGATTCGCTCTACTGTGCAACCATTTTTCATTGCCAACTTCCACGTCCCGAAATCAGAGGGAGCCCATCTTAGAAAGATCTTTCCCTGGTGGTAGTGCGTTTTAAGAAAAATCGTTCCTTCAGGTTTATCTGCTAATGCGATGTTCACTAAAAGAATGAAGAGCACTCCTAAGCATCGCTTCATCCAATTCCCCCATCTTTTCATATTATGCGTATCATTATTCATTATACCAATTCTTAGTAGGTTAGGTTTACCTGGTTAGACGTCGTCACCTCTCCTCCTGGTCGCACGTAAGTAATGCGTACCGGATATGCTCCTCGATCTGTAAATGGAAGTGTTGAGAATACAAGTTTTTCCAATGAAGGACAGATTGGCTTTTTATTAAAAAATGCGGCCGCGGCATAATCCTGTAAGGCGGAGAAATCACGATAAACCTCAAGGCCAAAGTTGTAATTAATTCTCATCTTATAGCGCCCTCCCTGCGGCCTAGATATCATATTCCAATCCATCATATTGGCAGATGTTATACTACATGAATTCACAGGAGGCACCACTCCGTCTTGTCGTTCTACGGCCTTACATGTCGAATAGACAAATGGCTTAATTTTCCCACTATACCAAGGATTGGACCCGTCTGCAACAGCCTGAACTCTAACAGCCCCTCCTTCTTCAAGTTCCGTATTATCAAAACCCTCATCTAGATTTTCGTCTAAGTAAAAGCGAGTATAAGGCGTATTTTCAAGTATTCTAAAGAACTTGTTTACATCTATCTGACTTAACTTCTCACCTAAAGCCCTGTATTTACTTGTTCTAAAATTAATGGCATAAAGTAGTTTTTCCTCGTCAACAGTTAGTTCACCTTTTGCCTCCTTAGAAGCTGTTGATATAGAAAGCGTATCGGCCTTATATGCTTCAGTAGTAGTGCTAGTAACATTCCGATCCAATCCTCTTACTTGGGAAGGAAACTTTACCAGCTGCAGCTCATATACCTTAGCAAGCTCAAGTTGTGCTGGGATTGTAAATCCGACCTCATTTGTTGAAGGATTAAACTCAAAAGGAACATTTATAGCCCCCTTATCCGAATTAAACTTGGCTATCAGGTTCCACTCTACTCCTTTTTCCTTTTTATTAAAAAGATACTCCATTCCTCTCCTCTTCATTTTAACATAGCCTTTCCCATACTCATCCCTATAGAAGTTGCACTGCTGCTCTTGAGGATAGGTGTATTCAACGTTGCTTGGAACAATATAATCTGGTGCTTTCCCTGTCTCGAAAGTAAATGATTTCTCTTCTACATCCAGTTTCCCTTCATGAGAGCAATCTTTCCAATCCCCTTGTGGCTCTTTCTCCTGCCATCTCACCTTTACATTCATGGTCACCTTACTTTGAGGAGGCAAAATTTCATCTGTATTCAGAACTAGAACATCTCCACTACCATTCCATACCGGACTACCAGCAACTTCACGGCCATTAGCCGTAACCTTAAACCCGTCCAGCAACACGCGGTAGCTCTTGCCTTTCGAATTAGGAGTATCCAAGGAAAATGTTTTATTCAAAGCCATATTAAATGCAACTTGAGGGGAAGCAAATACATCCACTTCCTTTGCACCTCCCTTGGGTGTTACATCCCCAATAACTTGGATATCAGCTAAAGCATTAGCACTTTCCTCCGGAATACACCGCTCACCAACCTCAAAATGATAGCGAATATTTCCTCTGACTAACCCACCCAATATTCTAAATCGTCCGCCTATGGTTCCATTTATCCAAGTTGGATTGGGTAACTCTGCTTGAAGTAAAGCGGCAGCACCAACGTCAAGAATATCGAACGATCGGCTTCTAAACTTTATGCCAACATTTCCCTGCATATATACATATACCTGTCCCAATGCATACCATCCGTTAATCCCCATAGAGCCTGAACGACCTTTACAGGTCGATTTCACATCACGCAACATAACGTCTAAACCACCACCTAATTTCAACTTAGCATAAAAAGGGCCGCATTTTCCCCCTGCCGACATGCTTAAACAGGACCCAAACCCAAAACATTTTCCACCTTTAAGGCTTGTCATATCCGGAGGAGTCACCTTGCCCAATAACTCCCTGCACTCATCTGGCAGAGAAAAAGATTCATTAACATCTCCTGCTATAAAATAAGATTTAGCCTGTAGCAAACCAAACGCTTCCAGCTGAATCGGTTTTGCTGGAGTTCCTATTTTAACATACCAAGACCCCGGCGCAAAGTATAACTCCGCATTTCCAACCAAATCATCGGCACCTGTCCCTCTTATTATGTTTAATACATTTACATAAGCTGCCGCAGAAGAATAAAATTCATTTTTCTTAAAGTTGTAGCTCATTTGCATCTGCGCCTTTAACTTTGCGGAACTTGTACCCGTGTTTATAAATTTGACCTCCCCATCAAAGCCAAGGGCTAAAATTCCTCCTGAACTCGAAAACTCAACCTTGAGCATGGTATTTGCATCTACTGCTTTTGCAAGAGTCATTCCAACCCCTGATTTTAAGCCCAAGGCAACATCCTTCTCTGGAATATAATCGTCAATATTAATTTTCCCATAGCTAACGCTTTTCTCCTTCATGTGGTAATATACCCCACCCTTAAAACTTGTAATAAAAAGAGGAGTCGTACCTAAAGGGATATTTAATCCTACGTCGGCACCGGCATACCAATAGTGATAGGAATCCTTTTTCCCAAATCGAATCCCCATGTCCACTCCTTTAATTATACCAGCTATAGAGCAAGACACTTGTCCTCCAAAACCATCTCCATAAACTGGATCATCCTCCTTAACCTGTATTTTCCCTTCAAAAGACAATGTATTCGCAACAGATGCGCTCAACGCAATTTCCTTAAGATCGAATCGCTTAATCCCCCAACCTAGCGCGGAATTATTTTTCCCTGCAGTCATCGATATTTGGCTTGTTCCTGATATCGAAAATCCTTTAGAGCTTCCGGTAGACTCACTTTGATGTAAAGCGACCGTCGAGTTAATATCCAATACCAGATCACCACCTGATTTTTTTGTGTCAAGATTATTAATCAATAAGGAAAAACCTGCTAGGGAGGCTATATTTGATTGATCATTCAAAGAAAGGCGAGAGACTCCAATATAAGGGCTAACGGTGGTAAGCATCAACTCCTCAAATTTAACATCCATTTTTAATGGCTTCCTGTCAATAGACATTTCTCCGCTAAGAATTGCTTTAGGAATCAACTTCCCGTTAAAAGAAGATACCTCTATTGACGAACTCTTATTGAGTTTAATTTTTGCACTAAGACAAGGGAATGAATACTCCTTATCGGTTGTAATTCCAAGCGCAAAATTGTAATTACGATTATGATTTTCATCATAAGATACATTAGCATTATAATCCATTGGCTCATCATTCAAATAAGGAACCTTAATAATACCATTGAATCCTGCTCCTATCAGCTTATTTTTCACGAGTTCCAAATTGAAACCCGAAATAGAAAAAGGCCAACCCATTTGATCCTTAGATTCGGAACCACCTATTACATTGCGAGTTTCCAACTTCATCGAAACTCCATCTTCATCTAAGATTAAGTTTCGAAGTGATAGCTTCATATTACTTGATGACGGAGAGAGTTCTTTCGGAAACGTTATATCGATATCGCTTAACGCAATTCCTCTCCACAATTCGGGACTCAAGCCTTCGGGAAAATAGTTTAAAGGAAACTCTACGCTAGAGGGGTTTGCTCTGTCGCTAAAGT
Encoded proteins:
- a CDS encoding fibronectin type III domain-containing protein → MNNDTHNMKRWGNWMKRCLGVLFILLVNIALADKPEGTIFLKTHYHQGKIFLRWAPSDFGTWKLAMKNGCTVERIVFRKGVEPIPERLALVKTIGKDSLDHLARKDTTMESLLGVLYPDSKPYSSLADQINEQENRFGIAMLMADLSSSVAKFLGLMYADVNAGTDSLFAYRVSISGVDTSLVKPAVSFINIRQKSVFPSIQLEGNTQKAKISLSWKPLPSFYSGYLVERSVDSLLFKSLNDKPFVPMELNGKDLSIVTFSDTTVLPNKRYYYRVRGCTWFGTTEAPSNTFSISVASDVNPSIRLSAGVPVSGKLPLTWKMEGKEALGDGVMVMKSESLKSKFTPISGLIPLNQESYVDEKFSSSSYYRVVSFATSGEYVESNTLFVDNIDTIPPAIPSKLIGKVSRKGIVSLAWARNREADLKAYKVYRSNSIMDKPLLVGTVADSLYQDTISNSLTSKVVYRVQAVDFRFNHSDISEALVLERPDTIPPIPCSFFEVLDQGDSLSVRWNASYSIDIKHYRLLRVYDDSSVVELSIFSEGASRYSWMDRLLDVKMPFRYELLVEDLQGNVTKQSTKRVDRKGSVGFDLSLELNRKKGVLVVAKGSKSASEKIKIYGSYGGGMELLEEVSVAGEALEIPLARYHLEKGNSVMAVCGRVVKKLTL